In the Ramlibacter tataouinensis TTB310 genome, one interval contains:
- the pcnB gene encoding polynucleotide adenylyltransferase PcnB: protein MIKKFIDALIGATTGGGKKPRFGKRQEVGPQEHGIDVSLVDDRAVNVVHTLQEAGYQAYIVGGAVRDLLLGLRPKDFDVATDATPEQVKGLFRRAFIIGRRFRIVHVVYGRGREHEVIEVSTFRAHMDNQAAEAVAGNEKTSRGELAGMKHAVDASGRVLRDNVWGPQEEDATRRDFTINAMYYDPQTQTLVDYHGGIQDARKKTLRMIGDAAARYREDPVRIIRAVRFAAKLHPLGFKLEAKTLAALAPSLPLLAEVPQSRLFDEMLKLLQTGHALATIVQLKALGLARGIYPLLDLVVERAEQPFVRSALQDTDRRVAEGKPVAPSFLLACVLWSDVRDGWAQRLARKEHPFPALQGAIDDVFDARIGDVSGRGKLAADMREIWMMQPRFDKRVGSTPYSLVEQPRFRAGFDFMRLRAEVGEVDVVLADWWQEFSQAGDALREDLMAQVREEQQKGQRRVRVPRPAVDRPPVDVAGAAQDAGSAPPAEAADDAGPADAPRKRRRRRRKPSGGADAPAGEAGGGEA from the coding sequence ATGATCAAGAAATTCATCGACGCCCTGATAGGCGCCACCACCGGCGGCGGCAAGAAACCCAGGTTCGGCAAGCGCCAGGAAGTCGGCCCCCAGGAACACGGCATCGACGTCTCGCTGGTGGACGACCGGGCGGTGAACGTGGTGCACACGCTCCAGGAGGCCGGTTACCAGGCCTACATCGTGGGCGGCGCGGTGCGCGACCTGCTGCTGGGGCTGCGGCCCAAGGACTTCGACGTGGCCACCGACGCCACGCCCGAGCAGGTCAAGGGCCTGTTCCGCCGCGCCTTCATCATCGGCCGGCGCTTCCGCATCGTGCACGTGGTGTACGGCCGCGGCCGCGAGCACGAGGTGATCGAGGTCTCCACCTTCCGCGCCCACATGGACAACCAGGCCGCCGAGGCCGTGGCCGGCAACGAGAAGACCAGCCGCGGCGAGCTGGCCGGCATGAAGCACGCGGTGGACGCCAGCGGCCGCGTGCTGCGCGACAACGTGTGGGGGCCGCAGGAGGAGGACGCGACGCGGCGCGACTTCACCATCAACGCCATGTACTACGACCCGCAGACGCAGACGCTGGTCGACTACCACGGCGGCATCCAGGACGCCAGGAAGAAGACGCTGCGCATGATCGGCGACGCCGCCGCGCGCTACCGCGAGGACCCGGTGCGCATCATCCGCGCCGTGCGCTTCGCCGCCAAGCTGCACCCGCTGGGCTTCAAGCTCGAGGCCAAGACCCTGGCGGCGCTCGCGCCCAGCCTGCCGCTGCTGGCCGAGGTGCCGCAGAGCCGCCTGTTCGACGAGATGCTCAAGCTGCTGCAGACCGGCCATGCGCTGGCCACCATCGTGCAGCTCAAGGCGCTGGGGCTGGCGCGGGGCATCTACCCGCTGCTGGACTTGGTGGTCGAGCGCGCCGAGCAGCCGTTCGTGCGCTCGGCCCTGCAGGACACGGACCGCCGCGTGGCCGAGGGCAAGCCGGTGGCGCCCAGCTTCCTGCTGGCCTGCGTGCTGTGGTCCGACGTGCGCGACGGCTGGGCGCAGCGACTGGCGCGCAAGGAGCATCCGTTCCCGGCGCTGCAGGGCGCCATCGACGACGTCTTCGACGCCCGCATCGGCGACGTCTCCGGCCGCGGCAAGCTGGCGGCCGACATGCGCGAGATCTGGATGATGCAGCCGCGCTTCGACAAGCGCGTGGGCAGCACGCCCTACAGCCTGGTGGAGCAGCCGCGCTTCCGGGCCGGTTTCGACTTCATGCGCCTGCGCGCCGAGGTCGGCGAGGTGGACGTGGTGCTGGCCGACTGGTGGCAGGAGTTCAGCCAGGCCGGCGACGCGCTGCGCGAGGACCTGATGGCCCAGGTGCGGGAAGAGCAGCAGAAGGGCCAGCGCCGGGTGCGGGTGCCGCGCCCGGCGGTCGACCGGCCGCCGGTGGACGTGGCGGGCGCGGCGCAGGATGCCGGCTCCGCGCCGCCGGCCGAGGCGGCGGACGATGCCGGGCCGGCCGACGCGCCGCGCAAGCGCCGCCGGCGCCGCCGCAAGCCGTCGGGAGGTGCCGACGCTCCGGCGGGCGAGGCCGGCG
- a CDS encoding HAD family hydrolase, with protein MTAKTKLALFDLDHTLLPIDSDHAWGEFTQAIGWCDRAEFKRRNDEFFAQYQAGTLDIHDYVRFATDALRRRGAAEAMAARQDFMRQVIGPAIRPQARALVDAHRAAGEQVVIVTATNEFITRPIADAFGVDELIAVRLERGADGWITGEIAGIPSMRAGKVARMGEWLAARGLAWGQVEATFYSDSTNDLPLLERVRHPVATNPDARLRQIARERGWRILDLFQ; from the coding sequence TTGACCGCCAAGACCAAGCTGGCCCTGTTCGACCTCGACCATACGCTGCTGCCCATCGATTCCGACCACGCCTGGGGCGAGTTCACCCAGGCCATAGGCTGGTGCGACCGGGCCGAGTTCAAGCGCCGCAACGACGAGTTCTTCGCGCAGTACCAGGCCGGCACCCTGGACATCCACGACTACGTGCGTTTCGCCACCGACGCCCTGCGCCGCCGCGGCGCGGCCGAGGCGATGGCGGCGCGCCAGGACTTCATGCGGCAGGTGATCGGGCCGGCCATCCGGCCCCAGGCCCGGGCGCTGGTGGACGCGCACCGCGCCGCGGGCGAGCAGGTGGTGATCGTCACCGCCACCAACGAGTTCATCACCCGGCCGATCGCCGATGCCTTCGGCGTCGACGAGCTGATCGCCGTGCGGCTGGAACGCGGCGCCGACGGCTGGATCACGGGGGAGATCGCGGGCATCCCCTCCATGCGCGCCGGCAAGGTGGCACGCATGGGCGAGTGGCTGGCCGCGCGCGGCCTGGCCTGGGGGCAGGTGGAAGCCACCTTCTACTCCGACTCCACCAACGACCTGCCGCTGCTCGAGCGGGTGCGGCACCCGGTGGCGACCAACCCGGACGCCCGGCTGCGGCAGATCGCCCGGGAGCGGGGCTGGCGCATACTCGACCTCTTCCAATGA
- the hda gene encoding DnaA regulatory inactivator Hda, giving the protein MKQIALDIGLARGPTLASFCPGPNDAALTHLKLWAGSPTRSPVPTYLWGSAGSGKTHLLKAVAEALREQGASVGWLDASLAEPPEFSERWAVVLLDEVHLYTAVQQHAAFNWFVNAQTLQRGVLAAGELPPADLKLREDLRTRLGWGHVFHLQVLTEPERRAVLRQAADARGVFLSDEVMDFMLTRFSRDLGSLMQLLGELDGYALQTKRAITIPLIRSMLENH; this is encoded by the coding sequence ATGAAGCAGATTGCGCTGGACATCGGCCTGGCCCGCGGCCCCACGCTGGCGAGCTTCTGCCCTGGCCCCAACGACGCCGCCCTGACCCACCTCAAGCTGTGGGCGGGCAGCCCCACGCGCTCGCCGGTGCCCACCTACCTGTGGGGCTCGGCCGGCAGCGGCAAGACCCACTTGCTCAAGGCCGTGGCCGAGGCGCTGCGCGAGCAGGGCGCGTCCGTCGGCTGGCTGGACGCCTCCCTGGCCGAGCCGCCCGAGTTCAGCGAGCGCTGGGCGGTGGTGCTGCTGGACGAGGTGCACCTGTACACCGCCGTGCAGCAGCACGCCGCCTTCAACTGGTTCGTCAATGCCCAGACGCTGCAGCGCGGCGTGCTGGCCGCCGGCGAGCTGCCGCCGGCCGACCTGAAGCTGCGCGAGGACCTGCGCACCCGCCTGGGCTGGGGCCACGTGTTCCATCTGCAGGTGCTGACCGAGCCGGAACGCCGCGCCGTGCTGCGCCAGGCCGCCGACGCCCGCGGCGTGTTCCTGTCCGACGAGGTGATGGACTTCATGCTGACCCGCTTCTCGCGCGACCTGGGCAGCCTGATGCAGCTGCTGGGCGAGCTCGACGGTTACGCGCTGCAGACCAAGCGCGCCATCACCATCCCCCTGATCCGCTCGATGCTGGAGAACCATTGA
- the purM gene encoding phosphoribosylformylglycinamidine cyclo-ligase, whose translation MTQAPLSYKDAGVDIDAGDALVERIKPLARKTMREGVLAGIGGFGALFEVPKRYREPVLVSGTDGVGTKLKLAFEWNMHDTVGIDLVAMSVNDVLVQGAEPLFFLDYFACGKLDVDTAAAVVGGIARGCELSGCALIGGETAEMPGMYPRGEYDLAGFCVGAVEKSRILSGAGVRAGDVVLGLASSGVHSNGFSLVRKCIERAAGQLPAMLDGRPFREAVMAPTRLYVKPVLAALAQHAGIKALAHITGGGLLENIPRVLPAGLAAHLKAGSWPQSELFAWLQETAGIAHREMNRTFNNGIGMVVVVEPAQAEAVAQTLRTQGETVYEIGAIAPRGPGEAVEVR comes from the coding sequence ATGACACAAGCCCCGCTCTCGTACAAGGACGCCGGCGTCGACATCGACGCCGGCGACGCGCTGGTCGAACGCATCAAGCCGCTGGCCAGGAAGACGATGCGCGAGGGCGTGCTGGCCGGCATCGGCGGCTTCGGCGCGCTGTTCGAGGTGCCCAAGCGCTACCGGGAGCCGGTGCTGGTCTCGGGCACCGACGGCGTGGGCACCAAGCTCAAGCTGGCCTTCGAGTGGAACATGCACGACACCGTGGGCATCGACCTGGTGGCCATGAGCGTCAACGACGTGCTGGTGCAGGGCGCCGAGCCGCTGTTCTTCCTGGACTATTTCGCCTGCGGCAAGCTCGACGTGGACACGGCCGCCGCCGTGGTCGGGGGCATCGCCCGCGGCTGCGAGCTGTCGGGTTGCGCCCTGATCGGCGGCGAGACCGCCGAGATGCCGGGCATGTACCCGCGCGGCGAGTACGACCTGGCCGGCTTCTGCGTGGGCGCGGTGGAGAAGTCGCGCATCCTCAGCGGCGCCGGCGTGCGCGCCGGCGACGTGGTGCTGGGCCTGGCGTCCAGCGGCGTGCATTCCAACGGTTTCTCGCTGGTGCGCAAGTGCATCGAGCGCGCCGCCGGGCAGCTGCCGGCCATGCTGGACGGCCGGCCGTTCCGCGAAGCGGTGATGGCGCCCACCCGCCTGTACGTCAAGCCGGTGCTGGCGGCGCTGGCGCAGCACGCCGGCATCAAGGCGCTGGCCCACATCACCGGCGGCGGCCTGCTGGAGAACATCCCGCGCGTGCTGCCCGCGGGCCTGGCGGCGCACCTGAAGGCCGGCAGCTGGCCGCAAAGCGAGCTGTTCGCCTGGCTGCAGGAGACCGCCGGCATCGCCCACCGCGAGATGAACCGCACCTTCAACAACGGCATCGGCATGGTCGTGGTGGTGGAGCCGGCCCAGGCCGAAGCCGTTGCGCAGACGCTGCGCACGCAGGGCGAGACGGTATACGAGATCGGCGCCATCGCGCCGCGCGGCCCGGGCGAGGCGGTCGAGGTCCGCTGA
- a CDS encoding ParA family protein, producing the protein MPVVAVVNRKGGSGKSTLAAHLAAWSALQGHAVMLGDVDRQQSSRAWLRRRPSTLPPIAPWAMDHKNVLRVPTGITHVVLDTPGGLHGFELARVVLFADAIIMPVCPSMFDRESAAGCYAELMTLPRVASGRCRVAGVGMRISPRGTEAMQAWAQGVGLPFLGVLRDTPLYARVLERGLTLFDLPPAHAAHDLAQWTPILDWVKPVLVPEAANDPSQKRAGSRPSSLMPAQNALVPGSRMAAGMAAARPPALDRTPSQRPPLTAALTDGLRLPEFLRLKR; encoded by the coding sequence ATGCCCGTGGTCGCAGTGGTCAACCGCAAGGGCGGCAGCGGCAAAAGCACGCTGGCCGCGCACCTGGCGGCGTGGTCCGCGCTGCAAGGCCATGCGGTGATGCTGGGCGACGTGGACCGCCAGCAGTCCAGCCGCGCCTGGCTGCGTCGCCGCCCCTCCACCCTGCCGCCGATCGCGCCCTGGGCGATGGACCACAAGAACGTGCTGCGCGTGCCCACCGGCATCACCCACGTGGTGCTGGACACGCCCGGCGGCCTGCACGGCTTCGAGCTGGCGCGCGTGGTGCTGTTTGCCGACGCGATCATCATGCCGGTGTGCCCCTCCATGTTCGACCGCGAATCGGCCGCCGGCTGCTATGCCGAGCTGATGACCCTGCCGCGCGTGGCCAGCGGCCGCTGCCGCGTCGCCGGCGTGGGCATGCGGATCAGCCCCCGCGGCACCGAAGCCATGCAAGCCTGGGCCCAGGGCGTGGGCCTGCCGTTCCTGGGCGTGCTGCGCGACACCCCGCTGTACGCGCGCGTGCTGGAGCGCGGATTGACGCTGTTCGACCTGCCGCCCGCCCACGCGGCCCATGACCTGGCCCAGTGGACACCCATCCTGGACTGGGTCAAGCCGGTGCTGGTTCCCGAGGCGGCCAACGACCCCTCGCAGAAAAGGGCCGGTTCGCGCCCGTCCAGCCTGATGCCGGCCCAGAACGCCCTGGTGCCCGGCTCCCGGATGGCCGCCGGAATGGCCGCCGCCCGGCCGCCGGCGCTGGACCGCACGCCCAGCCAGCGTCCGCCGCTGACCGCCGCATTGACCGACGGCCTGCGCCTGCCGGAATTCCTGAGGCTGAAACGCTGA
- a CDS encoding SirB1 family protein, giving the protein MRLNLTAPTPLEYFGSLVQSDDHFPLLEAAASIAQDEYPDLDVQQVLGDVDQLLARLKRRLPADAAPLQRLRALNQFFFRDLSFGGNVNDYCDPDNSYLNVVLRTRRGIQISLAVLWVELAQGLGLHARGVCFPGHFMVKVNLPKGQVVIDPFTGQSLSREELAERLEPYKRRSGLTGEFEVPLGLYLQAAPARDIIARMLRNLKEIHRAQEDWQRLIAVQDRLLVLLPEAWAEYRDRGLAHAEQGHTKLAVLDLETYLVHAQDSLDIDAIADRLADLRRARS; this is encoded by the coding sequence ATGCGGCTGAACCTCACGGCACCTACGCCCCTCGAGTACTTTGGCTCGCTGGTGCAAAGCGACGACCATTTCCCGCTGCTGGAGGCCGCTGCCAGCATCGCGCAGGACGAGTACCCCGACCTCGACGTCCAGCAGGTGCTTGGCGACGTCGACCAGTTGCTGGCCCGCCTGAAGCGCCGGCTGCCGGCCGACGCCGCGCCGCTGCAGCGGCTGCGCGCGCTCAACCAGTTCTTCTTCCGCGACCTCTCGTTCGGCGGCAACGTCAACGACTACTGCGATCCGGACAACAGCTACCTCAACGTGGTGCTGCGCACCCGCCGCGGCATCCAGATCTCGCTGGCCGTGCTGTGGGTCGAGCTGGCGCAGGGGCTGGGCCTGCACGCCCGCGGCGTGTGCTTCCCGGGCCATTTCATGGTGAAGGTCAACCTGCCCAAGGGCCAGGTGGTGATCGATCCCTTCACCGGCCAGTCGCTCTCGCGCGAGGAACTGGCAGAGCGGCTGGAGCCCTACAAGCGCCGCAGCGGGCTGACCGGCGAGTTCGAGGTGCCGCTGGGCCTGTACCTGCAGGCGGCGCCGGCGCGCGACATCATCGCCCGCATGCTGCGCAACCTCAAGGAGATCCACCGGGCGCAGGAGGACTGGCAGCGCCTGATCGCGGTGCAGGACCGGCTGCTGGTGCTGCTGCCCGAAGCCTGGGCCGAGTACCGCGACCGCGGGCTCGCGCATGCCGAGCAGGGCCACACCAAGCTGGCCGTGCTGGACCTGGAGACCTACCTGGTCCACGCCCAGGACTCGCTGGACATCGACGCCATCGCCGACCGCCTGGCCGATTTACGCCGGGCGCGCAGCTAG
- the murJ gene encoding murein biosynthesis integral membrane protein MurJ: MSLFKAASTVSLLTLASRVTGLVRDLLMAATFGASALTDAFNVAFRIPNLFRRLFGEGAFSQAFVPALAHARERDGEAMTKRLIDSVATVLAWALLVTCVLGVAGAPLLVWALASGLRQEPASFEAAVLMTRWMFPYIGFMSLVALAAGILNTWRRFALPAATPVLLNLAMIAAAWLGAPWFRSLGIEPIYAMAGGVMLGGVLQLGVQVPALRRLGLLPRIGLAWSRLREAWGDPGVRQVLRMMGPALLGVSVAQLSLLINTQIASYLAPGSVTWLFYADRLMEFPTAMLGVALGVVLMPQLAAAKAANDPQRYSAMLDWGLRLVVLLAVPSSVALLLFAQPLVATLFHYGRFTDRDVTQVSVALAGYGAGLLGLVAIKVLAPGFYASRDMRTPVRIAVVVLVLTQLMNLALVPLLQHAGLALSIGLGALVNALWLLLGLRRRGSWTPSAGWGRFGLQVLAATALLAVFLMWAAGAFPWVQLRAEGYKRVGLLALTLLGSFAIYFGALWAAGVKLRQFVTR; this comes from the coding sequence GTGAGCCTTTTCAAAGCCGCTTCCACCGTCTCGCTCTTGACACTGGCTTCCCGCGTCACCGGCCTGGTACGCGACCTGCTGATGGCGGCCACCTTCGGCGCCAGCGCGCTGACCGACGCCTTCAACGTCGCCTTCCGCATCCCCAACCTGTTCCGCCGGCTGTTCGGCGAGGGCGCCTTCAGCCAGGCCTTCGTGCCGGCGCTGGCGCATGCCAGGGAAAGGGACGGCGAGGCCATGACCAAGCGGCTGATCGACAGCGTGGCCACCGTGCTGGCCTGGGCGCTGCTGGTCACCTGCGTCCTGGGCGTGGCCGGCGCGCCGCTGCTGGTCTGGGCCCTGGCCAGCGGCCTGCGGCAGGAGCCCGCCAGCTTCGAAGCGGCGGTGCTGATGACCCGCTGGATGTTCCCCTACATCGGCTTCATGTCGCTGGTGGCGCTGGCGGCGGGCATCCTCAACACCTGGAGGCGCTTCGCCCTGCCGGCGGCCACGCCGGTGCTGCTGAACCTGGCGATGATCGCGGCGGCCTGGCTGGGCGCGCCCTGGTTCCGCTCGCTGGGCATCGAGCCCATCTATGCCATGGCGGGCGGTGTCATGCTGGGGGGCGTGCTGCAGCTGGGGGTGCAGGTGCCGGCATTGCGGCGGCTGGGGCTGCTGCCGCGCATCGGGCTGGCGTGGTCCCGCCTGCGCGAGGCCTGGGGCGACCCCGGCGTGCGCCAGGTGCTGCGGATGATGGGGCCGGCCCTGCTGGGCGTCAGCGTGGCCCAGCTGTCATTGCTGATCAACACGCAGATCGCCTCCTACCTGGCGCCCGGCAGCGTCACTTGGCTTTTCTACGCCGACCGGCTGATGGAGTTCCCCACCGCGATGCTGGGCGTGGCGCTGGGCGTGGTGCTCATGCCCCAGCTGGCGGCGGCCAAGGCGGCGAACGACCCGCAGCGCTACTCGGCCATGCTGGACTGGGGCTTGCGGCTGGTGGTGCTGCTGGCGGTGCCCAGCTCGGTGGCGCTGCTGCTGTTCGCGCAGCCCCTGGTGGCCACGCTGTTCCACTATGGGCGCTTCACCGACCGCGACGTGACGCAGGTATCCGTCGCGCTGGCCGGCTACGGTGCGGGGCTGCTGGGCCTGGTGGCGATCAAGGTGCTGGCGCCGGGCTTCTACGCCAGCCGCGACATGCGCACGCCGGTGCGCATCGCGGTGGTCGTGCTGGTGCTGACGCAGCTGATGAACCTGGCCCTGGTGCCGCTGCTGCAGCACGCCGGGCTGGCGCTGTCCATCGGCCTGGGGGCGCTGGTCAATGCCCTGTGGCTGCTGCTCGGCCTGCGCCGCCGCGGCAGCTGGACCCCCAGCGCCGGCTGGGGCCGCTTCGGCCTGCAGGTGCTGGCGGCCACGGCCCTGCTGGCGGTGTTCCTGATGTGGGCGGCGGGGGCTTTCCCGTGGGTCCAGCTGCGTGCCGAGGGCTACAAACGGGTCGGCCTGCTGGCCTTGACCTTGCTGGGTTCTTTTGCTATCTATTTCGGAGCACTCTGGGCGGCCGGCGTGAAGCTGCGGCAGTTTGTCACGCGCTGA
- the rpsT gene encoding 30S ribosomal protein S20 — MASAKPKKKNPRLASGRKRARQDVKLNAANTSLRSKYRTAVKNVEKAVASGDKAKATELFAKAQSVLDTVADKQIFHKNKAARDKSRLSAKVKALGQTATATAAA, encoded by the coding sequence ATGGCATCAGCCAAACCCAAGAAGAAGAACCCGCGCCTCGCGTCGGGCCGTAAACGCGCACGCCAGGACGTCAAGCTCAACGCGGCCAACACGTCCCTGCGCTCCAAGTACCGCACCGCGGTGAAGAACGTGGAAAAGGCCGTCGCCTCGGGCGACAAGGCCAAGGCCACCGAGCTGTTCGCCAAGGCGCAGAGCGTGCTCGACACCGTGGCCGACAAGCAGATCTTCCACAAGAACAAGGCCGCCCGCGACAAGAGCCGCCTGTCGGCCAAGGTCAAGGCCCTGGGCCAGACCGCTACCGCCACCGCCGCCGCCTGA
- a CDS encoding DUF3579 domain-containing protein, whose protein sequence is MVSSSAQEVFIQGITRDGRTFRPSDWAERLAGVMSSFRPGGAQPGSHLSYSPWCVPTVIGGVKCVVVNSQLRQHEPMAWDFVMNFAKDNDLQVGEACLLPERPDRPAP, encoded by the coding sequence ATGGTTTCCAGCTCCGCCCAAGAAGTCTTCATCCAAGGCATCACCCGCGACGGCCGGACGTTCCGGCCGAGCGACTGGGCCGAGCGGCTGGCCGGGGTGATGAGCTCCTTCCGGCCCGGCGGCGCCCAGCCGGGCAGCCACCTGAGCTACTCGCCCTGGTGCGTGCCCACCGTCATCGGCGGCGTCAAGTGCGTGGTCGTCAACAGCCAGCTGCGCCAGCACGAGCCCATGGCCTGGGACTTCGTCATGAACTTCGCCAAGGACAACGACCTGCAGGTGGGCGAGGCCTGCCTGCTGCCGGAGCGGCCGGACCGGCCGGCGCCCTAA
- a CDS encoding aspartate aminotransferase family protein produces MALIEASSPHTMNTYGRVPIALSHGQGVRVWDVNGKRYLDALAGIAVNTLGHNHPKLVPALQDQVARIIHSSNYYHVPNQEKLAAKLVELSGLSNVFFCSTGLEANEAALKLARKFGHDKGIARPEIVVYEKAFHGRSIATLSATGNPKVQKGFEPLLEGFIRVPLNDVESLKRATEGNPNVVAVFFETIQGEGGINPMRIEYLQQVRQLCDQRDWLLMIDEVQCGMGRTGKWFAHQWAGIKPDVMPLAKGLGSGVPIGAVVAGPRAANIFQPGNHGTTFGGNPLAMRAGVETIRIVEEDGLLDNAARVGSHLKGALVRELGGLKSVREIRGQGLMLGIELDRPCGVLTNRAAEAGLLISVTADSVIRLVPPLILTEAEADEIVALLAPLVTAFLRE; encoded by the coding sequence ATGGCGCTGATCGAGGCTTCGTCGCCCCACACCATGAACACCTACGGCCGGGTGCCCATCGCCCTGTCGCATGGCCAGGGCGTGCGCGTCTGGGACGTCAACGGCAAGCGCTACCTGGATGCCCTGGCCGGCATCGCCGTCAACACGCTGGGGCACAACCACCCCAAGCTGGTGCCTGCGCTGCAGGACCAGGTGGCCAGGATCATCCACAGCAGCAACTACTACCACGTGCCCAACCAGGAGAAGCTGGCGGCCAAGCTGGTGGAGCTGTCCGGGCTGAGCAACGTCTTCTTCTGCAGCACCGGCCTGGAGGCCAACGAGGCGGCGCTCAAGCTGGCGCGCAAGTTCGGCCACGACAAGGGCATCGCCCGGCCGGAGATCGTGGTCTACGAGAAGGCCTTCCACGGCCGCAGCATCGCCACCCTGTCGGCCACCGGCAATCCCAAGGTGCAGAAGGGCTTCGAGCCGCTGCTGGAGGGCTTCATCCGCGTGCCGCTCAACGACGTCGAGTCGCTCAAGCGCGCCACCGAGGGCAACCCCAACGTGGTGGCGGTGTTCTTCGAGACCATCCAGGGCGAAGGCGGCATCAACCCCATGCGCATCGAGTACCTGCAGCAGGTGCGCCAGCTGTGCGACCAGCGCGACTGGCTGCTCATGATCGACGAGGTGCAGTGCGGCATGGGCCGCACCGGCAAGTGGTTCGCCCACCAGTGGGCCGGCATCAAGCCGGACGTGATGCCGCTGGCCAAGGGCCTGGGCTCGGGCGTGCCCATAGGCGCGGTGGTGGCCGGGCCCAGGGCGGCCAACATCTTCCAGCCGGGCAACCACGGCACCACCTTCGGCGGCAACCCGCTGGCCATGCGCGCGGGCGTCGAGACCATCCGCATCGTGGAGGAGGACGGCCTGCTGGACAACGCGGCGCGGGTCGGCTCGCACCTCAAGGGCGCGCTGGTGCGCGAGTTGGGCGGCCTCAAGAGCGTCAGGGAGATCCGCGGCCAGGGCCTGATGCTCGGCATCGAGCTGGACAGGCCCTGCGGCGTGCTGACCAACCGCGCAGCCGAGGCCGGGCTGTTGATCAGCGTGACGGCGGACAGCGTGATCCGCCTGGTGCCGCCGCTGATCCTGACCGAGGCCGAGGCCGACGAGATCGTGGCCCTGCTGGCGCCGCTGGTGACCGCCTTCCTGCGGGAGTGA
- the argF gene encoding ornithine carbamoyltransferase yields MAIRHYLQFSDLTADDYAWLFRRAALIKAKFKAYEKYHPLADRTLAMIFEKASTRTRVSFEAGMYQLGGSVVHLTTGDTQLGRAEPIEDTARVISRMVDLVMIRTFGQDKIERFAAHSRVPVINGLTNEFHPCQILADIFTLLEHRGQDSEGMPDPAFLQGKVVAWVGDGNNMANTWLQAAELLGFTVHLSTPSGYEVDQSVAGVRSSDSYQVFKDPMEACRGADLVTTDVWTSMGYEAENEARKKAFADWCVDAEMMRAAKPGALFMHCLPAHRGEEVEAEVIDGPQSVVWDEAENRMHVQKALMEFLLLGRMA; encoded by the coding sequence ATGGCGATCCGGCACTACCTGCAGTTCAGCGACCTCACGGCCGACGACTACGCCTGGCTGTTCCGGCGCGCCGCCCTCATCAAGGCCAAGTTCAAGGCCTACGAGAAGTACCACCCGCTGGCCGACCGCACCCTGGCCATGATCTTCGAGAAGGCCTCCACGCGCACCCGCGTGAGCTTCGAGGCGGGCATGTACCAGCTGGGCGGCAGCGTGGTGCACCTGACCACCGGCGACACCCAGCTGGGACGCGCCGAGCCGATCGAGGACACGGCCCGCGTGATCAGCCGCATGGTCGACCTGGTGATGATCCGCACCTTCGGCCAGGACAAGATCGAGCGTTTCGCCGCGCATTCGCGCGTGCCCGTCATCAACGGCCTGACCAACGAGTTCCACCCCTGCCAGATCCTGGCCGACATCTTCACCTTGCTCGAGCACCGCGGCCAGGATTCGGAAGGAATGCCGGACCCGGCATTCCTGCAGGGCAAGGTGGTGGCCTGGGTGGGCGACGGCAACAACATGGCCAACACCTGGCTGCAGGCGGCCGAGCTGCTGGGCTTTACCGTGCACCTGAGCACGCCCAGCGGCTACGAGGTCGACCAGTCGGTGGCCGGCGTGCGCAGCAGCGACAGCTACCAGGTGTTCAAGGACCCGATGGAGGCCTGCCGCGGCGCCGACCTGGTGACCACCGACGTGTGGACCAGCATGGGCTACGAGGCCGAGAACGAGGCGCGCAAGAAGGCCTTTGCCGACTGGTGCGTGGATGCCGAGATGATGCGCGCCGCCAAGCCCGGAGCGCTGTTCATGCACTGCCTGCCGGCCCACCGCGGCGAGGAGGTCGAGGCCGAGGTGATCGACGGCCCGCAGTCCGTGGTGTGGGACGAGGCCGAGAACCGCATGCACGTGCAGAAGGCGTTGATGGAGTTCCTGCTGCTCGGCCGCATGGCTTGA
- a CDS encoding YkgJ family cysteine cluster protein — MAEPDPCLACGACCASFRVDFAVYELDEMGGAVPAGLAVEVNGNTCRMRGTDHVPLRCAALTGQVGRQVACGIYEWRPSPCREFEAGSHACGVARVRHGLPPLDAGVF; from the coding sequence ATGGCTGAGCCGGATCCCTGCCTGGCCTGCGGCGCCTGCTGCGCGAGCTTCCGGGTCGATTTCGCGGTCTACGAGCTGGACGAGATGGGCGGCGCCGTGCCCGCCGGGCTGGCGGTGGAGGTCAACGGCAACACCTGCCGCATGCGCGGCACCGACCATGTGCCCCTGCGCTGCGCGGCCTTGACCGGCCAGGTCGGCCGGCAGGTCGCCTGCGGCATCTACGAGTGGCGTCCCTCCCCCTGCCGCGAGTTCGAGGCCGGCAGCCATGCCTGCGGCGTGGCGCGGGTACGGCACGGCTTGCCGCCGCTGGACGCCGGGGTCTTTTGA